One Nostoc sp. UHCC 0302 DNA window includes the following coding sequences:
- a CDS encoding NB-ARC domain-containing protein, producing MAIVDSNQIEDEFTEAKNNWELEKLYLDLASAKGKALTPVEKKFLRGLLCGCSPAEIAKVVYQSRSSSTVRVYLSNGLYKYIEEMLSNQAGYSVKVKNWSRVTHLLEKSGYKKGWSQTQPATSLLKTKQEQEPGVVHTKSTQIQDWGEAIDVSGFYGRVAELATVKEWIVQERCRLVVLLGMGGIGKTAFSVKLAEEIKDDFDYVIWRSLHLSPTLDIILNQILEIFFPKAETKSTATFDSKISQLIDCLRSYRCLLILDHVDSILCSDDGDVAQEYSNVSSETSGIKNTSVYVSPIRYRQGYENYTEFIRRVGDSQHQSCLVLTSREKPSEIASREGEKLLVRSLKLAGISQVESILILQAKGFGNLKDEECKLLNYWYGGNPLFIKLVASTIQEIFAGSIYDFLEQNIRVFGDIREILDQQFNRLSLLEKQIMYWIALTQDVVSLHKLQKETIPGWSKRLSQRLILEALELLHKRSLVEKHVSSFSQIPVLREYIVERLIEENFKLSEDKKDHLLINNKIFEAQLKNYIHESRLNGEM from the coding sequence ATGGCAATAGTTGATTCAAATCAGATAGAAGATGAATTTACAGAAGCAAAAAATAATTGGGAGTTGGAAAAGTTATATTTAGACTTAGCTTCCGCTAAGGGTAAAGCTTTGACGCCTGTGGAAAAGAAATTTTTAAGAGGTCTGCTTTGCGGTTGTAGTCCAGCAGAAATTGCTAAGGTAGTTTATCAAAGTCGTAGCAGCAGTACCGTTAGAGTTTATCTTTCTAATGGATTGTATAAATATATAGAAGAAATGTTGAGTAACCAGGCAGGATACTCAGTTAAGGTAAAAAATTGGAGTCGAGTGACTCATTTATTAGAAAAATCTGGGTATAAAAAAGGTTGGTCACAAACACAACCAGCAACTAGCTTACTAAAAACTAAGCAAGAACAAGAGCCTGGTGTAGTCCACACTAAATCAACCCAAATCCAAGATTGGGGTGAAGCAATTGATGTGAGTGGATTTTATGGACGGGTAGCAGAACTAGCAACAGTTAAAGAATGGATTGTGCAAGAGCGTTGTCGGTTAGTGGTACTCTTGGGTATGGGTGGAATTGGTAAAACAGCTTTTTCAGTAAAGCTAGCAGAAGAAATTAAAGATGACTTTGATTATGTGATTTGGCGATCGCTACATTTATCTCCAACTTTAGATATCATCTTAAATCAAATTCTGGAAATTTTTTTTCCTAAAGCAGAGACAAAAAGCACAGCAACTTTTGACAGTAAAATTTCTCAACTGATTGATTGTTTGCGCTCTTATCGTTGCCTGCTTATCTTAGATCATGTTGATTCGATTCTATGCAGTGACGATGGTGATGTAGCACAAGAATATTCCAATGTATCAAGTGAAACTTCAGGGATAAAGAATACTTCTGTATATGTTTCACCAATTCGATATCGCCAAGGTTATGAAAATTACACAGAATTTATTAGGAGAGTAGGCGACTCGCAACATCAAAGCTGTTTAGTATTAACAAGTCGAGAAAAACCATCAGAAATTGCTTCCAGAGAAGGAGAAAAATTACTTGTTCGCTCTCTAAAATTAGCAGGTATTAGTCAAGTAGAAAGTATTTTAATTCTTCAAGCTAAAGGGTTTGGTAACTTAAAAGATGAAGAATGCAAATTACTAAATTACTGGTATGGAGGTAATCCGTTATTTATTAAATTAGTTGCTAGTACTATTCAAGAAATCTTTGCTGGGAGTATTTATGATTTTCTCGAACAAAACATTAGAGTGTTCGGAGATATTCGAGAAATTTTAGACCAGCAGTTCAATCGTTTGTCTCTGTTAGAAAAACAGATAATGTATTGGATTGCCCTGACTCAAGATGTTGTCTCCTTACACAAATTACAAAAAGAGACTATCCCAGGGTGGTCGAAGAGATTGTCACAACGATTAATCTTAGAAGCTTTAGAGTTATTACACAAACGCTCTCTGGTTGAAAAACACGTATCTAGCTTTAGCCAAATTCCAGTATTGAGAGAGTATATAGTTGAACGCTTAATTGAAGAAAATTTTAAATTAAGTGAAGATAAAAAAGATCACTTATTGATAAATAATAAAATTTTTGAAGCACAATTAAAAAACTACATCCACGAAAGCCGACTAAATGGAGAGATGTAA
- a CDS encoding shikimate kinase has product MSSLLQGVNLYLIGMMGVGKTTVGRLLAKQLGYGFVDTDDVIVKAAGKSINQLFAQEGEAGFRQLESDVLAQVCAYTKLTIATGGGIVLRRENWGCLRHGLIVWVDVPLELLYSRLAEDTTRPLLQDADPKGKLRSLLEQRTPLYSQADLHIIVREEETPEDIANKVIEAIPSVLKSPNYHSREQNHSQ; this is encoded by the coding sequence GTGAGCAGTTTATTACAGGGAGTCAATCTGTACTTAATTGGGATGATGGGCGTTGGTAAGACGACGGTAGGACGCTTACTGGCTAAGCAGTTGGGTTATGGGTTTGTGGATACTGATGATGTGATTGTCAAAGCAGCAGGTAAATCGATCAATCAATTATTTGCCCAGGAAGGTGAAGCAGGTTTTCGCCAGTTAGAAAGCGACGTACTAGCGCAAGTTTGTGCTTACACAAAATTGACTATAGCAACTGGCGGGGGTATTGTACTGCGGCGAGAAAATTGGGGTTGTTTACGCCACGGTTTGATTGTGTGGGTAGATGTCCCACTTGAGCTACTTTACAGCCGTTTAGCAGAAGATACCACAAGACCACTCTTGCAAGATGCTGATCCCAAGGGTAAGTTACGATCGCTCCTTGAACAACGAACACCGCTTTACTCACAAGCTGATTTACACATTATTGTTCGAGAAGAAGAAACACCAGAAGATATTGCCAACAAAGTTATCGAGGCAATTCCTAGCGTACTCAAATCGCCTAATTATCACTCAAGGGAACAAAATCATAGCCAGTAG
- a CDS encoding ABC transporter substrate-binding protein, producing MNSKNETKVLVLSLLLTIALLGSGFWLWKRFFGNTSNPPLSGTNPQAASGSTSERISLGERILVTADTNPDKQAGVQAFAKGDFATAVTKLKSSLLKYRNDPEALIYLNNSQTDKSKYLKIAVSVPIGSNLDVAKEILRGVAQAQDEVNRTGGINGKLLQVAIANDDNDPSLAQQIATQFVKDPNILAVVGHNATNASIAAAPVYQQGGLVMISPTSFAQNLSGIGSYIFRTIPGISSVAERLSNYILKTARKTNIAICVDSKAIDNQSFKDELVKDILAAGGKVNAANCDFYAPDFNPSAVISQLISSGADSLVLAAHVDRINKALELAAANKGKLTLFASPTLYTFQTLQVGKADVNGMVLAVTWHPNAFPGNTFPQNAVKLWGGAVNWRTAMAYDATMAIAKGLQNSTTREDLQKTLHSSSFSANGASGKIEFLPSGDRNGTAILVKVQPSSNSSTGYDFVPLSDN from the coding sequence ATGAATTCTAAGAATGAAACGAAGGTTCTTGTCTTATCTCTACTGCTGACCATTGCTTTACTAGGTTCTGGCTTTTGGTTATGGAAGCGATTTTTTGGAAATACTTCAAATCCTCCACTATCAGGCACTAATCCTCAAGCAGCTTCAGGTTCTACATCAGAGCGAATTAGTTTAGGTGAGAGAATTTTAGTCACCGCTGACACAAACCCTGATAAACAAGCAGGAGTACAAGCCTTTGCTAAAGGCGATTTTGCCACTGCTGTCACTAAGTTGAAATCATCCTTGCTCAAATATCGCAACGATCCAGAAGCATTAATTTATCTAAACAATTCCCAAACTGACAAGAGCAAATATTTAAAAATTGCAGTCAGCGTGCCAATTGGCAGCAATCTAGATGTAGCAAAAGAAATTCTGCGGGGTGTGGCTCAGGCTCAAGATGAGGTGAATCGCACTGGTGGGATAAATGGTAAGCTTTTGCAGGTGGCGATCGCCAATGATGACAATGATCCCAGCCTAGCGCAACAAATTGCGACACAGTTTGTCAAAGATCCCAACATTCTGGCTGTAGTGGGACATAACGCGACTAATGCTTCTATTGCTGCCGCTCCAGTGTATCAACAGGGAGGGTTAGTGATGATCTCTCCTACAAGTTTTGCTCAAAACCTCTCTGGAATTGGCAGTTATATATTCCGTACAATTCCCGGTATTAGCTCTGTTGCTGAGAGGCTTTCTAATTACATTCTCAAAACAGCTCGCAAAACTAATATTGCCATTTGTGTTGATTCCAAAGCAATTGATAATCAATCATTCAAAGATGAACTGGTCAAAGATATATTAGCTGCGGGTGGTAAAGTTAATGCTGCCAATTGCGATTTTTATGCCCCGGATTTTAACCCCAGTGCAGTAATTTCTCAACTGATTAGTAGTGGTGCAGATAGTTTAGTATTGGCTGCCCACGTAGATAGAATTAACAAAGCTTTAGAACTAGCAGCAGCAAATAAAGGAAAATTGACGCTGTTTGCCAGTCCCACACTCTATACATTTCAAACGCTACAGGTGGGAAAAGCCGATGTCAATGGTATGGTACTGGCTGTAACTTGGCATCCTAATGCATTTCCTGGCAATACCTTTCCTCAAAATGCTGTGAAACTTTGGGGTGGAGCTGTCAATTGGCGCACGGCAATGGCTTATGATGCGACTATGGCGATCGCCAAAGGTTTGCAGAACAGTACTACCCGCGAAGATTTGCAAAAGACGCTACATAGTTCTAGCTTTTCAGCCAATGGTGCATCAGGAAAAATTGAATTTTTACCATCAGGCGATCGCAACGGTACAGCAATATTAGTTAAGGTGCAACCAAGTAGCAATTCTTCTACTGGCTATGATTTTGTTCCCTTGAGTGATAATTAG